A single Acidaminococcus sp. DNA region contains:
- a CDS encoding sulfatase-like hydrolase/transferase yields the protein MTLFSVFYASLQQDAKLFLFFPILCAIFRAIFIRTYCPYPSLKGKGAVVFHCFRYGFWWGMDFNAYVFLIPLVLVSLPGAFFPAYAAMGDTLRLIGGMLYALVLYLAFAGKMIFYFHFHDIYNQILKLGANAEKHNLADIFFHQNHGALVLLGIIPYEIFCWAAIRGLLSLPSLPYPEISSTVLRYAFNTVIFLGCIAAFYWFRYGGTFMHDDKPEWDTIPSLVKKDIFFAKATVDDLVALEQVMKHDLNEAYQHTDEEDLEAIAPLTTVKTPLTELPNPAFAFLRTASGPRITKPKHIFLFVGETYLQQFFDPEFASLNLVSGGRWLKEDAHTAAVTSALSAGIISRPSIVSLMSGIFDAGLELNEKESFWKNKLPTALPRQLAKMGYHSTYWYGGNVTYGNFNQFAPSCGFDEVETATDFCGPDAPKTWVGVYDNVFLEKAAEMILKGDKERGPYQFHFLYTTSYHGPFKIPLAHYGYDTEKVMPDAPEDIKRNKAIQKNLGTFWFSDQAVGKFLKTMKEAFPDSLFVITGDHSYDMSAILSHTSLMQRECNLRERHSPVLFMNHPEIDQSIFAGNTIGGHMNIAPTIFELIAPKGFRYYAINGSLLEPIDHVVSPYHWLTRDAYGTYENDFYQPLGPAFGPDALKEGEPPFQNERNGYMDLTGYLVRHPELLGKEA from the coding sequence CGTCCCTTCAGCAGGACGCAAAGTTATTTTTATTTTTCCCAATTCTGTGCGCGATTTTTCGTGCTATTTTTATCCGTACGTACTGCCCGTATCCTTCCCTCAAAGGGAAGGGAGCCGTCGTATTTCACTGTTTTCGCTATGGCTTCTGGTGGGGCATGGACTTTAATGCCTATGTCTTTTTGATTCCTCTCGTCCTGGTATCGCTGCCCGGTGCATTTTTTCCGGCATATGCGGCCATGGGCGACACGCTGCGGCTGATTGGCGGAATGCTTTACGCACTGGTACTTTATCTCGCCTTTGCCGGCAAGATGATTTTTTACTTTCATTTTCATGACATCTATAACCAGATCTTAAAATTGGGTGCCAACGCGGAAAAGCATAATCTGGCCGATATTTTCTTCCATCAAAACCACGGCGCGCTGGTCCTTTTGGGAATTATTCCCTATGAGATCTTCTGCTGGGCAGCCATCCGGGGGCTGCTGTCCCTGCCGAGCCTGCCTTATCCGGAAATTTCCTCCACTGTGCTGCGCTATGCTTTTAACACGGTGATTTTCCTTGGCTGCATTGCCGCCTTTTACTGGTTCCGGTACGGCGGAACCTTTATGCATGATGACAAACCGGAGTGGGATACGATTCCGAGCCTCGTAAAAAAGGACATCTTTTTTGCCAAGGCAACCGTGGACGATCTGGTGGCGCTGGAACAGGTCATGAAACATGACTTGAATGAGGCTTATCAGCACACGGATGAAGAGGATCTGGAGGCTATTGCACCGCTTACTACGGTAAAGACGCCGCTTACAGAACTGCCGAATCCGGCTTTCGCTTTTCTCCGTACCGCTTCCGGCCCCCGCATCACCAAACCAAAGCATATTTTTCTTTTTGTCGGGGAAACCTATCTGCAGCAGTTCTTTGACCCGGAATTCGCCTCTTTGAATCTGGTATCGGGAGGGCGCTGGCTCAAGGAAGACGCACACACTGCAGCTGTGACAAGCGCATTGTCCGCTGGTATTATTTCCCGGCCTTCCATTGTCAGTCTCATGAGTGGCATCTTTGACGCCGGTCTGGAACTTAACGAAAAGGAATCGTTCTGGAAGAATAAGCTTCCGACGGCACTGCCGCGGCAGCTGGCCAAAATGGGGTACCACTCCACTTACTGGTACGGCGGGAATGTGACGTACGGCAACTTTAACCAGTTTGCTCCGTCCTGCGGCTTTGATGAAGTGGAAACGGCTACTGATTTCTGCGGCCCCGACGCGCCCAAAACGTGGGTAGGCGTATACGATAATGTATTTCTTGAAAAAGCCGCCGAGATGATTCTCAAAGGGGATAAGGAGCGTGGACCTTATCAGTTCCATTTCCTCTATACGACGAGTTATCACGGACCTTTCAAGATTCCTCTGGCTCATTATGGATATGACACGGAAAAAGTCATGCCGGACGCACCGGAAGATATCAAACGGAACAAGGCTATCCAAAAGAATCTGGGAACGTTCTGGTTCTCCGATCAGGCCGTCGGCAAGTTCCTGAAGACAATGAAGGAAGCCTTCCCGGACAGTCTCTTTGTGATAACGGGGGACCATTCCTACGATATGAGCGCGATACTGAGCCATACGTCACTGATGCAGCGGGAATGCAATTTACGGGAACGTCATTCTCCGGTACTCTTTATGAACCATCCTGAAATTGATCAGTCTATTTTTGCAGGCAACACGATTGGCGGACATATGAATATTGCACCGACCATCTTTGAATTGATTGCACCGAAAGGATTCCGGTATTACGCAATCAACGGCTCTTTACTGGAGCCGATTGACCACGTCGTGTCGCCGTATCACTGGCTGACCAGGGATGCTTACGGCACTTATGAAAATGATTTCTATCAGCCGCTCGGTCCTGCTTTCGGACCGGACGCTCTCAAAGAAGGGGAGCCTCCCTTCCAGAATGAGCGTAACGGATATATGGATTTGACCGGTTATCTTGTCCGGCATCCGGAGCTGCTGGGAAAGGAGGCATGA